The Triticum urartu cultivar G1812 chromosome 6, Tu2.1, whole genome shotgun sequence genome includes the window gctaagttgaaccggcccttgggggctacatcagcgaatttcaaagcatcaagatttatattattaagtcccggtttgaaacaatatttcaaaccggcccttggggactaggAGAGACggcaagaatggaagcatacaagcaggaaggagcatatggaagttacctcatatttatctttcatcatattaaccagaccggcttcatagtcacgactggtatacagccggttcagatagccggaatggatatcttgggcgttcagagcagcgtaaatcgtcagatcagcgtttcacttgcctttgccaaaggcagcaaattcttccttggcagaatgtttggataaagcgacaggattgcttggctcagtatggccagtgccagtaatgacaacctcatcatccttggtaccgctggtttgcactggagctgttggcttgtcagtaggttttgttGGACCGGTGaagctttcaatccggatggaacctgtgggctgatggataggacctgaagtatcagtaggtctctcttcagcaataagatcatcatcttgctgcggtggatcgttgggaatatcctcaggaatagccgcttcaacattgggtgtcttgcctgcttcaagaacgacatcttcttcggccattttgtccaggcgggccttcttgcttggcctaggtttggccctgagaagaataataaatcaaatacaacatatgttctaaggcaatgtactgcaaacatcacaataagtatagcttacccaagcaccgttttaaGCGGTGGGAGCTAAGTAGCCAATGACTCgtcagaagatgagtgggaagtaacctggtaatcggagtcagacggattaagaggttgacgaaagcagcccgctttaggacaagcactgacaagcaaattagagacctctgaatggcgtttctgaaccggactattcggtaaaccggcggaggtaactacctggccgctgtgccgggttgtgcgacgagcttcgtgttgttgggtcttcataagaaatttaggatccaaataagcaagaggatgagaaaatttaactttccatTTTGCCTGgaggattttttgtgaaggcaaagtttctaaatcggaagagagaataattacctctgcaacatccgcgtggctggcttcggcatcatcctgacaaatatcatcatcaataagacgcatgaaaaataaaccaagtgagtcaagctctacctcaaagtccgaattatccacatcatcatcaggggccggattagaagatgcagtggttctttttctgtgggcagtcttcttcatagctttagtcttttgccgggttgctctttccggtttgtctggtttttctggtttctcctgtggcagttttttgctccaaaacggatcattgccctgattatgcagacactgatattaaacaatgaccagacatatcaataacagattcagcaaagagaaaaatcaaaatcttacagctggcggtttgttggtggcacagaagggaagcaggccggttctagcgcagacgtgttccggttcattcagcatcttatttacagcctctgtgatttcttcatcggagagctggatttttgaatgtcgcagtgggtcatcaagattgtcagtatactcgcacatcaaaccggagcgctgactaaggggcagtatgctccatgatatccaacagcgagcgagatcaacccctgttaaaccgttggccataaaggctctgagctttgacagttgggtagcatatttgcttctctcctgggcagtcaatctttgaggaaaagggtgtgtattgttgagccgctccggacgaaagccaggcaagggattctcaccagcaggggaggtgtctttgcagtagaaccatgtctgattccactccttggggtgactgtgcagcttggcgtgagggtatgcgacctctttccttttttgaatcgccacgccacccaactctgTATTAGAGCCATCATTAAACTCAGTAcagcggtttagatggaaaaggtctctgaacaattccactgtgggctcctcttgaaagaacacctcacagagtacttggaagtgacacatatttgtaacagagttggggccagtgtcttgcggatggagttggaaatcggctaaaacatcccggtaaaatttagaaccgggcggcttaaagccccgggctaagtgatctacgaaaacaacaacctctccttctcgaggtgtgggagggcattctttgccaggagccctccaatggatggtatctttgcttcctaaagcgccaatcaggactaaatcgtccagttaaTCCTCTGTGAcacgagaaggaacccaattgcactcatatacttgcttggccatgatggaatctgcaaggtagaaggtcccggttcaaaaatgcatttgatcaaggtacgttGGTATGTGCACTGTTAAACCTGAGACAGaactatctaaaccggagtttcatgaagcaaccaacatctggcggttcaacaaggggactaatggcatataccggtttggaaaattttctataaggttaaaccgcctgatctaagcattgaaaagttgagattgcggatggacaagtacgcagaaacaggtttcacaagatttctttacagcattggatctgaagcaagttcagaaaagagataaatgcttagaggttcaaaggagcagtaccgaaccaatgagcaaaacgttcatatagatctatggtttgAGATGCATAAGTGAAGGCGAAGGTCAAACAACTATCGTTGCACAGAGTAAAGACTTGCAAattcatctaaagatctatcgtatgagcaagatgcagacgatgaacactgaagaactgcgaaaccctaggccagatctgcgggggaaaggatagaagatttaccggagctgaggaagatgcggaaggttgccgcgatgttctggtgcgctcaggttgatgcagcggccaaggatgaggcagaggtcgacggcggcggcggagctccgaggctggcgacgcgaggaagacgaagaaggcacggaaggagaaaagaaatgacccttcggtcctatttataaggcgaaagaacatgagtcaggcgccacaatcaaggggccacaaaacggagctgtcgcctcgatttccgctgatctatgaaacaaataagcataatggatagcttcgttatgacaggtgacgtcactctggtttacagcaatcagagaagatgacatcatggcggtttaccaaatTATAaaaagatgttgaagatgaagcttttatcaaaaggattgacatgaacccgttcaaatcaatctggggcctaatgttgggggatattactactgggcgtaaaccggcctatctgggccgggttaacttcgtcagtagttaagtatgttaaagcccaagaagacagaggagggctcaaggctcatggtcggttcaaggcctgtagccgtaaaccggcgttagtaattaacctgtattgtaagttaggaataagtagagaccaaaccggacacatctatgagccggtattgggactccgtaagccgacgggagtcacccgtgtatataaagggacgacccggcggcggttcaggaacagacaacaactcgagacataggcgaagcttgttggctccctagtcatcgaaaccccatcaattccataataactagacgtaggcttttaccttcattgaaggggccgaactagtataaactctcttgcgttcttgtgtccggtttaaccccttcaagctaacccgtcgtgatggctccacgactaagtcctttctttaggacatctgccgtgacaaaaccacgacataGCCTGTGCTAATTGATTTATTAAATACTTTTTTTTGCGAATAAATACTGTTTATACATAGCTCTTATTGGGGCTATCAATTTTTTAATACAGCGATATGCTGACAGTTGAAATGGAGGAATAAGTCGAGAGACTTTATACATATCAAAGCAAGTGATCATAGGCACTTAAATCATCTGCTAGTCTTGCTGATGAACTCGCTTCTAGATTGTGATCTAAAATTAGGTTAATCTTAATTGGATATATTAGTAAAGAAAGAGATTTATAAGAGAAAAACTATATTTTCGTTGGTTGACATTTAACATATTTTCTCGTATTTTTACTATGTTTATGTTAAGGCCCTTGAGATTGGGATCTAGTATTCTAGTTTCGTCCCGGACCCCTGAAATCTCAGGACCGTCCCTGTGCGCCGTGATTGCCTCCGGCCTCTGCATCGAGACGGTAGGCGCCGTCGTGGTCGTCGGTGGCCTCGCGACCACCCTGGTGTTATCCACTCTCTCTGCTCTCACTCGCTTGGAGGCCAACTAATGAAAATGAGAAGCGGTGTGAAGTGGCACGGAAAGGGAATACGATACATGCGGCGCTCGCGACGGGGCGTTGCTTTTCCAAACGAGAAAGAGTGTGATGTGGCTGATCCCCTGCTCTAAGATTCGTGCTAATGATCCAAGGGTGGAAAAGACGTTCAGACTGGGGGCATGGAAATCTGACATTCGGGGGTTATAGATTCCCAAGAATAATGGTTGGATACAGCGCCGCCGACGGCTCAGCGGCTCGGCTGCCGGCAGCAAACGAAGGGGGATAGAATTAGCAACCTCACGCTAAATTCCGTGAGCCGCAATTAGCAGCCTCTCGCTTAATTCCGTGAACAATTTGGCTCACTCCCTGACAAGTGACAACCTAGCTGCTCTGAACTCCgctcgaaaccctagccgcccccaTCATCCCTTCCTCCCACCCCGCCGCCCGCCATGCCCTCGCCGGCGCCGCACCTCGTCGACGAAATCCTGGAGGAGGTCTTCCTCCGCCTGACCACCCCGGCCGAGCTCGCCCGCGCCTCAACCGCCTGCCCCCGTTTCCGCCGCATCATCACCGACCGCTCCTTCCTCCGCCGCCACCGCAAACGCCACCCACCTCCGCTCCTCGGGCTCGTGAACGTGGATGGCAGCTTCCAACCAGCCGAGGCGCCCCACCCCTCCGCCCCGCTCGCCCGCGCTCTCGCCGACGCCGCTGATTTCACCTACTCCTTCGTCCCCGCGCCCAGCAATGGCATCCCCTGGCATGTCCGCGACGTCCGCGATGGCCGAGTCCTCCTGGAGGCCTGCCAGGTTTTGGAGACCCTCAAAGACATGGCGCTGTGTGATCCCTTGTCACGGCGCTACGTGCTGCTTCCGCCCATACCGACGGACCTCGCTGTCCAGGAAGAGTACCCATTTGATATCGTGCCCATCCTTGCTCCCATtgcggatgatgaagatgatatgTCGTTCAAGGTGATATGCTTAGCCATCTATGGTTCCAAGCTAACCGCCTTTGTCTTCTCGTCTGTCACACAGCAATGGTGTATAACTGCATCTATCGGTTGGAGTTTGTTAGACGCGCATCACCCTCCCCTTGGACTGTGCATGTTTTCCACTTATGGGTTCTGTGGCTTGCCCGGTTTCGACAACGAGGGCGGATGCTTCTACTTGGCGTCACCTTTGTTAGACAAGTTGTTCGTGCTGGACACACAAAAAATGGAGTTTCTCACTGTCAACTATCACACTGGCTATGATATACTGGTCAGACACCTGCCTGGCCGGATAATCGAATTTCTCGCCAGATACGATGATCCCCATATAATTCAACCTGGCCAGGACAGAAGTATGCGTGGCATTGTAGTAGGTAGAGAAGGAGACCTCGAGATGTTTTCTCTCATCGGTGATCACAGCCCAAATGGCTCATTTGATCTCTATCATACGACTCAGCAAAGCAATGGTGAATCTTCCAATGAATGGCGGATGAAGAATATTATACCATTGCCTGGAGGGCATGACTATTTCACCATGAGTGCGGCTGAGGGATTATTGTTCCTTGGAGCCACTACAGAAGATCAAGTGGGCTTTGATAGAGAGTCTGGGCCGCCATTGTCCAGGATTGATTGGGATGTAGATTATTTTTCGCTTGAGGTCAAGACTTCTGAACTGAGGAAGGTTTGCACGAGCAAGGGGAAATTCTTCCATGCTGAACATGTTCACTGGTACTTTGGCTACCCCCCGTCGCTGTCAAAACCGAGTGTATGAAGTGGTAAGTTAATTTGTTTTATGATCGTTGTGCTCTGCTGGCGTAATTGTTCATGTAGATGTGATTGCTTTATGCTGTTATACAAGACATTGTCAAAGTAGGGTAAGTTGGCATGATCTGTTTCCTGGTCAATAATTGCCTTGCAACATGGTAATAAAGTTAACAATTTCATTTCATACCAAGAAGGGTGTATATACCCCACCAAGTTTGCATAACATTTGCTTCAGTTAATGTCTGAGGGCCATTTACATCTAAGGAAAGGCGTTAATTTATCCTTTGCGTATTAGTTTCTGCTACATTTTGTTAACTGGAACTGGCTAAATGATCATTTGTCCCTCTTATAGACATACTACCTCTATTATTTGCCCCTCTTTAGATAACATTTGACCATTAATTTACTCTTGTTTAAATTTTTGTGCGTACCATTTTCGCCTTTCTAGTTAGTAGGCACCAACCCATGCAAATATGACATCAGTTACCTGCAAAAGAAGTATGACATAGGTTACCTCTAAAAGAAGTATGAAATAGAATTATAGGGAAGGAATAGGAGTACACTCTTGCAAGATTTTAAAACTGCATGTATGTTTCCAGTTGTGGTGAAGCCTGGTACTATATTTTCAGTAACTTTATACAGCTTTGTGAAGCTGCTGTTTGGTATTTGTTTGTGAAAGTATAAATGTTCTGATATATGTTAGGTTAATTAAAATTGAGGCATATCCTGCTTCATATTTCGTTAATAAACTTCTGGAAGCCATTCATATTAAGGTTTTCGGCGCAGTTTTGCCTAGAAACCGTGCAGCTCTATTTTCTTTTCATAAATTGCAGGAACACCCTACCCATTTGGAACAAAAAGCTGCCCATATGTcttctatttttcttttcttctttgaATATGATTTGGCACATGCTCCGGATGATTGGACAGATTATAGTTAGACTCCATTGACATGGTTCTCTTTGTAGCACATGAATAAGAGTCCACATGATACCTAAGACGACACATACGTAATCAAAGATTCACATCGTGAGATTTCGGGCATCCATTTCTTGAAGCTACGTGTTATTTTTATCTATCTCTAAGGAAAAGGGCTAGCTGTAGGGCATAAGTGAGCCTTCAACCTATAAACTCCCTAGGACTTTTAAAAGCTATCATTTAAATATATCAAAATAGTCTTCAAACACAATTTGGAACACTGATGGGTGATTAGATATATTTAAGTACCCTGTCAAATTTGATATTATCAAAATACTGTTTACAACGAATACACAGACATTATTCCCAAGTAGTAATATAAATATTTTATATAAAATATTATTATTCAAAGTGTAGAAGGTATAACCTCACTAAGTTTCCAAAATCTGGGGGAGTAATCAAATAATATTATTGCTCTTAACATGATATGAATTTGCTTTATTGGGTACGTACATGAACGTACATCAATTTGAAGAGCGTTTGCTTATTGAATTATTTTCAAACTTTTCCTTCTACTGCACTAGCACGGAAGCTGAATTATCCGTTTGCATCCAATTAGTTGTGCTATTTCAGATTTATTAGTAAAGCAGTAAATTTTGGTCAATTCGAGCAGCTCTAGTGTCTAGTCAATCCAACGGGCGAAAAAACTCAAAGCACATGCATCTATCTTTATCATGAATGCATTGTGGCATTCGATGGTTTCCACTAAAGAAGGAAAAAAAGCTGATTAATTAGGCAATTTTAAACGTACACATGGACCTTATTGCTTGATTAGTATGGGAGAATCCCACCCCACCTTGTATTTTCCAATCAGCTTGAACGCCTTTGGCAGGTTTGCTACAATGCTACTGAGATGTAGGTGACTTGAACTATTGTTCTGATTGATCTGATATGGTCGCCACGATCTGTACGACGTCCCAAACGTGGAGTTATGGTGGATTCATTACGATCTGGACCATACAGATAAACCCAATGGGTTATATCTGTTTTATTTAGAGTCAACATGGTGGCTCGGAAGGAACCCCCAATTAGTAAATATATAAGACAAGATGCAAAGATATGGTTTTGTTCCAATTCCACAATTCAAAGCCTTCTTTTCCTTCTCTTTTTACCTTTGCTCCCATATTCATGTTTGGCTTGGACCATACTGATACTAGCATCGGTGGTGGCGTGGCAGTGCGAGCCCCACCGAGTAGTTTGCTAGGCTGCAAGGTCTCGACGTGACCTGTGGAGAGCTATCGACGAGCTTGCAACACTCCTAGGTGCAACAATGCCCAGCCCCACAACAAGTGCAGTGCTGCAACAATGGCCGCCGCACTCGTTGTATGTGGTTCAGTGTCGATGTTTCTACAGCTGCTGATGCTTCAAATTCCAATACTGATTCCACAGTTATGCGCAGGTAGATGGGCATTATCATTAGTTGCGGATCAGTGCTTGCGCATGGTTCAATTATTTCCTTCTTTTTTTATCAATCAGGTTCTTGTTCAGAAAGAGCACAGCTTGGCATGGACAGCTGTGACTTGACAGTTGACAGGAGCAGAATGTAAGAACAAAAACAATCTCAGGAAAGGGAAAATAAATGGAAGTGACCACAAAAGGGTAGATCATCAATCCAAAAATCTCGGGTATACCATCAATTAGAATCTAGGTTATGCGCGATAAATAATGTGGGTATGTTCATAAGAGGCTCAAATAATCAAATATCCTACATGGAATAGAGGGACTCCTTAATTAGAACCTTGAATGAGGAGCTTACGTGCCTTTAGTTTTGAGCTGTGAATCTGTGATTTACTTGTCGATTTTGTACGGAGCGCTTTATTGTGAAACCCTTGGAAGAAGAGTTTTTTGTTGCATCCACATGATTCTAGTTTGTTCTAACTAGTAAGTATATCTGCAGGACTGATGAACTTGCTTTGCTTCTGTTGTCTTTTTTTGGGCCATGCATCTGGAGCCTTTGAAGAGAAATGGAGGATGGGCAAAAAGATGGTGCCGCGCAAATAGTACTTGAGCATGGTATTATTTACAGGGAATCATTGGTACTTGAGCATTGGTATTAGTATTTTAGTCGACGTATACTTTGCTACATATGTTGATGTTAAGCGTGTCAAAGCAAGACATGATGGGAGCAAGGTGAATTTTGGCGAATGTTTGTATGTAAGATGCTTGTTGTTGTGTGTGTTTGGAAAATGGTCGTATACTTTTGTCGAAACTCTAAGTGGTTGCAGCACATTATCCTCTCTGCTCAACATGTTCATGGATCTGATGATTCATTGCTGCTTTCATTGCTCGTGCTGGCTTTGAGCATTCACAATTTTGTGTTTTGTTGGTTGCCTTTTGAAAGCCGCGTTTTGAGGCAATCAGCTACAACAAAATGGGCAAGCTTCATGCTTGGCGCCGACATTCCTTTATCCAACATCTTTACAAGAGATATGTATCTTTTGAATGGCATGTTAGATTAGATACATAGGTTTCAGTCAACAAGTGACCAGGAACTCAACAATCATGATACTTGTCTAGCTGTGCTGGGAGCTCCTTGTTGTCCTCCTACTCTTTGGCAAAGTTATAATACCTGATAGCGTTCATCTTCAAGGGAGGAGATAGGTTCTTTACTATGGGTATTTGCTAGAGTATTTGGACTTTGGGAAACTCACAAAGTCATCTTTGCTGTTCTTTTCTCCCTTTGTCTGATGTGTACATGTTGCCACAAACTTGCCACTGGGAGCACATTCTTTCTTTCCTCCCTCACCGATCAAGATCCTATGTTACTGCAAAACATGGAAGTCGGCAGGAAACCAACCCAAAACATGCATGAGATCTACAAGGTAGGCTGACTTGGTTTGGCATATTTCCTATCCTAGCATAAATACGAAGAAACATGAGATAGAAATGCTAGGCTGACTGGTTTGTTTTCGCAAATAACAATAATACTAATACTATTCTATAACATGTCATACCAGCATAGATGGAGATCTTTCATTCCTTTAAAGGGGGAATTGAAGTTCGGAACTTGCCGAGTAGCCGGTGAGTGAGTCAGTGCCACAAGAACATCCACGATACTCATTGTTATGCTTTTTAACCAAGCTACCATATAGACTATAGACTTAAATGGTCACCAAATTTTAATTTAAAACTacatatattttcttttcattgaTCTTTctttgctactccctccgtcccacaaaacgtcttatattgtaggacggagggagtatttatttGCCTGTGTTGAGGTTCCAAAAAGTAAGACTTTGCATAGCTGAAGCACTACAACCTTTAGAGGTAAAGTATCATCGTTGTCAAGAATATTATAGATTGAATTGCATATGAGGCTGGTAAAAACATCTCTTGCAACATGCAAGCCATAATGGCTCTCTGCCTAGCACCGccgctccccccccccccccccccccccccccccccccccccccccccccccccccccccatccccacccacccaccaccaGAGCCAGATTAGATCTTCTCTTCCAGCTGCGCCGTCGTCTGTgcctttttctcttttctttggGCTTATTGAGTTGTGTCCTCAGCAGAACCTGTATACCTTGTGATGTGCTACTTTGCATGATGCGTGTGTGTGCCTGAGCTGTGAACTTTATTGAACGTTGTGCTTCAGTggtttgctttatatataaagcgagACAAAAGCCTTTTTTGGTAATGTGTTCAAGATCAATTACGATAAGAATGGCAGCTGGCACGAAGATGCATGAGTGATTTGATGAGATGGTCGGTTCTTTGTCTGGGTGATCCCTCCTCCGTAAGTGTTATCTTCTCCTCATATAGCTCCTGGCGTGCAAGATTAGGTTTCTGTAGCGATTCTGCCCCTGGTGTCTTCAGGAAAGTTGTTGATGGTGATGTCAAAGAGGCTGCGGCAGGGGGTACGAGTGTTTGTGTTGGTACGAGGGCTTGTGCTCATACCAGGCGTTGTCTTCTCCTCTGGTGGTTATTCCATCCCTCCGGCTGACTggacttgatttctcaacttcaTATCTTTCATATATGACTTGAATTTTCTTCTAAATTGGCATATTCCCGCAGAGAACAAAATAAACCAAAGGGTTCATGACATTTTGCTTTTATTAGTCATTAGTGATCATATGAAAATGATTATCTTGAAAATATGAGATTATTAGGTTTAAACAATGGTGAGAATGAATATAAAAATACACTCATCAGAGGTACCACACCTTCGACCCCGCGGCTGGTCTCACAGCTTGCCCCGTGACAAGCTCCATGGGCTCCTGCTAGGCACATGCCATGACACCGCCGCTAGCACGTCCATGGTGAGCCCTGACGTGCACCTCGGCTAGGTGCGTCTAGGGGGTGGCGCGGGCGTGGACTTGGCGTTCGCCACGGCCGCATCGTGGGTCCGTGGGAAAGGAGTCAGAGAGGGGTGAGATTGATGTGTGGCCGCCGTAGGGCGGAGGTGCAACCGGGACGGAGGGATGGATAAGAGCCATCGCCGATCAGGAGAGAATAGGGACGATGAGGCGTTGATGGGTGAAGGCGAGCATGAAAACAAAGTCTCCTGGAAAGGTCGACGGGCACAAAAAGATCAAAAAGGTATCATCAACAAATGGCAGCCCACCTACTAGGACTCAAGGAGACACGGCGACAACCCAATCAAAATCTACTACTGTAGATCAAATCTAAAATTTGAACACTTTTGAGAAAGCTCTAAAATTAGGAGCTAAAGCTTTTAAAGATAAAGTTGCTCTGAGCCACCATCGACGGCCTCTTTCTCCTCCGACCTACACATGACTATATCTCGCCATGGGATACCCGAACGATTTGCCCACGGGCCAGGCCTGGGCCTGAGATCTAGGCCCGACAGCTGGGCCGAGCTTCAGCCTGACATATTTACGATTTAGGGAAGGTCCCAGCCCAGCAACCTGATGCACGACAGGCTTTTCCACGGATTAGTCTCACCCTGTGCATTTTAAAACAGAACCAAAAAAACCATACCGAAAATaaaccaaaccaaaccaatcTTATAGTTTTATGGTTTTCATATGGTATGAACTTTTCATACCGTTTTGAATTCTtgtttttatggtat containing:
- the LOC125515952 gene encoding uncharacterized protein LOC125515952: MPSPAPHLVDEILEEVFLRLTTPAELARASTACPRFRRIITDRSFLRRHRKRHPPPLLGLVNVDGSFQPAEAPHPSAPLARALADAADFTYSFVPAPSNGIPWHVRDVRDGRVLLEACQVLETLKDMALCDPLSRRYVLLPPIPTDLAVQEEYPFDIVPILAPIADDEDDMSFKVICLAIYGSKLTAFVFSSVTQQWCITASIGWSLLDAHHPPLGLCMFSTYGFCGLPGFDNEGGCFYLASPLLDKLFVLDTQKMEFLTVNYHTGYDILVRHLPGRIIEFLARYDDPHIIQPGQDRSMRGIVVGREGDLEMFSLIGDHSPNGSFDLYHTTQQSNGESSNEWRMKNIIPLPGGHDYFTMSAAEGLLFLGATTEDQVGFDRESGPPLSRIDWDVDYFSLEVKTSELRKVCTSKGKFFHAEHVHWYFGYPPSLSKPSV